The proteins below are encoded in one region of Taeniopygia guttata chromosome 15, bTaeGut7.mat, whole genome shotgun sequence:
- the LRRC43 gene encoding leucine-rich repeat-containing protein 43 isoform X4, whose product MAPSPSNRDTIHRAREFPAGLGLHGSTPQCLGCFSGAPAAPGAAGLPLWPRQLGKGLGDTAVGCGTGLPLPLLSPCPQNKSCHNASRSPRAQPAGLEEAVPPGEETPEVLLELLRDQHSPWALPPDCSPQDRLLREVAVLAPELLRGSRVFQVIKSLRILDKGVEEVDEGLLRFQQLEELILSANHISRVNSAHLPRTLKVLELCYNVVGDLQDLSAQPPPELQHLGLGYNRLCGPFQEKHLTVDFWPNLVSLDLSFNSLTDLLGLVSQLSTLQNLRILMLQGNPLALIPTYRGFLVDSLPKLFILDDIQIWPEERQQFRGLARQPELIRSEARVVVSIGDMKGLPNPEAFQQLEVGSEGLLITYSYYVTYQFAGGGEPKDKGSPEGTKFHQSPTVATLDVGSSAQDTGETKSHQKPPATEEPKAHSARVFATPGQPWADTIDCSYRKEHIAKDLVGLKSYLETGTIVSVVEEKVLAWPVDPEENAVTNKEGQELKKNRAKDKQKQKKKRSYEFRSDPPIHSTLGTTRVTLETLLATDDLVATVCDFGILIPEKPPEPPVLEEKEKEKTKTLLKQRRVKSSSQCR is encoded by the exons ATGGCACCATCTCCTAGCAACAGGGACACAATCCACAGAGCCAGGGAATTCCCtgccgggctggggctgcatgGCAGCACCCCGCAGTGTCTCGGCTGCTTTTCAggagcacctgcagcacctggggctgcaggactTCCCCTGTGGCCTCGGCAGCTGGGTAAGGGTCTGGGGGACACAGCCGtgggatgtggcacagggctgCCACTGCCTCTCCTGTCTCCCTGTCCGCAGAACAAATCCTGCCACAATGCCAGCAGGAGCccccgggcacagccagcagggctggaggaggctgtgccaCCAGGAGAAGAAAcccctgaggtgctgctggagctgctgagagaccagcacagcccctgggcactgccccctGACTGCAGCCCCCAGGACCGGCTCCTGCGGGAAGTGGCCGTGCTGGCACCCGAGCTCCTCCGTGGCTCCAGAGTCTTCCAGGTCATCAAGTCCCTGCGGATACTCGACAAGGGG GTGGAGGAAGTGGATGAGGGTCTGCTACggttccagcagctggaggagctcaTCCTCAGTGCCAACCACATCAGCAGAGTAAACTCGGCCCACCTGCCCCGGACTCTGAAG GTCCTGGAGCTCTGCTACAATGTTGTGGGTGATCTGCAGGACCTGTCTGCTCAGCCACCCCCGGAGCTTCAGCACTTGGGGCTGGGCTACAACCGGCTGTGTGGCCCTTTCCAGGAAAAGCACCTCACTGTGGATTTCTG GCCAAACCTTGTCTCCCTTGACCTGAGCTTTAACAGCCTCACGGACCTGCTGGGGCTGGTCTCCCAGCTGTCCACTCTGCAGAACCTCCGCATCCTGATGCTCCAAGGGAACCCACTGGCTCTCATCCCCACTTACAGAGGCTTCCTTGTGGACAGCCTGCCCAAGCTGTTCATTCTCGATGACATCCAAATATGGCCTGAGGAGAGGCAGCAGTTCCGTGGGCTGGCAAGGCAGCCAG AGCTGATCAGGAGTGAAGCACGAGTGGTTGTGAGCATTGGGGACATGAAGGGACTCCCTAATCCCGAAGCTTTTCAGCAGCTGGAGGTTGGCTCTGAGGGTCTGTTGATCACCTACAGCTACTATGTGACCTACCAGTTTGCAGGAGGAGGGGAGCCCAAGGACAAGGGCAGTCCTGAG GGAACAAAATTCCACCAGAGTCCCACAGTGGCCACGCTGGATgtgggcagctctgctcaggaCACAGGAGAAACAAAAAGCCATCAGAAACCTCCAGCCACAGAGGAGCCCAAGGCCCACTCTG CAAGAGTGTTTGCCACCCctggacagccctgggcagacaCCATCGACTGCAGCTACAGGAAGGAACACATTGCCAAGGACTTGGTGGGGCTGAAGTCCTACCTGGAAACTGGAACAATTGTCTCAGTTGTGGAGGAGAAG GTGCTTGCATGGCCTGTAGATCCAGAAGAAAACGCTGTCACAAATAAGGAAGGACAGGAGCTGAAGAAGAACCGTGCAAAG GACAAgcagaaacagaagaagaaGCGATCATATGAATTCCGCAGCGACCCTCCCATTCACAGCACCCTGGGCACCACGAGGGTGACGTTGGAGACCCTGCTGGCCACTGACGACCTGGTGGCAACTGTGTGTGACTTTGGGATCCTGATCCCTGAGAAACCACCAGAACCACCAGTTCTGGAGGAGAAG